One genomic segment of Danio aesculapii chromosome 15, fDanAes4.1, whole genome shotgun sequence includes these proteins:
- the LOC130241972 gene encoding gastrula zinc finger protein XlCGF8.2DB-like isoform X2 — MELIKEEIEDFHIKQEDTEEQAGIIEVKVESHGVSKEEDKQHDFTTISTQTEQNETQNTREDQKSFTCPHCRRSFMQKSSLLNHLKIHSGEKPYTCPQCGRRFRQKEHLKCHIRIHTGEKPFLCQQCGKSFARKRALKYHIKIHTGEKPFACVDCGKSYITNKQLNAHVKVRHGNQPFTCYRCGKGFLEDADLNNHLRSHSASQKCPKEKPYICSLCEKGFSYPSHLKEHLKTHTGERDHLCLDCGKSFSRAGNLKEHQKIHSGLKPHKCLYCDRSFLRLGCLRSHERKKHYEEKPLPCAQCGKGFIGSGNFLAHKRRCLMLPQVAKSS, encoded by the coding sequence gcATAATAGAAGTAAAAGTAGAAAGCCATGGTGTAAGCAAAGAGGAGGACAAACAGCATGATTTTACAACCATATCCACACAAACGGAGCAGAATGAAACGCAGAACACACGAGAAGACCAGAAATCTTTCACTTGTCCTCATTGCAGACGGAGTTTCATGCAAAAAAGTAGCCTTTTGAATCACCTCAAAATCCACAGCGGAGAAAAACCGTACACGTGTCCTCAATGCGGGAGACGCTTCAGACAAAAAGAGCACCTGAAATGTCACATcaggattcacaccggagagaaaccgttcTTGTGTCAACAATGCGGGAAGAGTTTTGCACGCAAAAGAGCACTTAAGTACCATATAAAAattcacacaggagagaaaccattcgCATGTGTCGATTGTGGAAAGAGCTACATAACCAATAAACAGCTTAATGCGCATGTAAAAGTGCGTCACGGAAATCAACCCTTCACCTGCTATCGCTGTGGAAAGGGTTTTTTAGAGGACGCAGACCTCAATAATCATTTGCGCTCTCACTCCGCATCGCAAAAATGCCCGAAAGAGAAGCCGTATATCTGCTCTTTATGTGAAAAAGGGTTTTCGTATCCCAGCCATTTGAAAGAgcatctgaaaacacacacaggagAGAGAGATCacttgtgtttggactgcgggAAGAGCTTCAGTCGTGCTGGAAATTTGAAGGAGCACCAGAAAATTCACAGCGGGTTGAAACCTCACAAGTGCTTGTATTGTGATAGGAGTTTTTTGAGATTAGGATGTTTGAGATCACACGAGCGCAAAAAGCATTATGAAGAGAAGCCTTTGCCCTGTGCTCAATGTGGGAAAGGGTTCATCGGATCTGGGAACTTCCTTGCTCATAAAAGACGCTGTTTAATGTTGCCACAGGTGGCTAAATCCAGCTGA